One genomic window of Salvia miltiorrhiza cultivar Shanhuang (shh) chromosome 4, IMPLAD_Smil_shh, whole genome shotgun sequence includes the following:
- the LOC131023546 gene encoding uncharacterized protein LOC131023546, translating to MTTWRMMLNRLPTRDNLKKKRILTTEEESKCNECGMGEESSNHLFLLCPKIEEVWNEIQRWLGIPLAQPNHIERHYDMFINLGNKKKIRTLLLAIWVGTIWMRWKKRNEKCFEGKDWECKNLVLEIKIKLWCWNRIFKIVEEEIDLDSWCSNDIICKIF from the coding sequence ATGACAACTTGGAGGATGATGCTCAACAGGCTCCCGACCCGTGACAACTTGAAAAAAAAGAGGATTCTCACGACCGAGGAAGAGTCCAAATGCAACGAGTGTGGGATGGGGGAAGAATCGTCAAATCATTTGTTTCTTCTTTGCCCGAAGATAGAAGAGGTTTGGAACGAAATTCAGAGGTGGTTGGGCATACCATTGGCACAACCGAATCATATCGAGAGGCACTACGATATGTTCATTAACCTGGGGAACAAAAAGAAGATTAGAACTCTACTTTTAGCAATTTGGGTGGGAACGATTTGGATGAGGTGGAAGAAGAGAAATGAGAAATGTTTCGAAGGCAAAGATTGGGAGTGCAAAAATCTTGTTTTGGAGATTAAGATTAAACTGTGGTGTTGGAATAGGATCTTTAAGATTGTTGAGGAGGAGATAGATCTTGATTCTTGGTGCTCCAACGACATTATCTGTAAAATATTCTAA
- the LOC131020102 gene encoding uncharacterized protein LOC131020102 encodes MGGVTSSIAAKFAFFPPNPPSYTVVADESRGGALCIPEVPQREGVDVLKLRTRRGNDVVAVYISHPKATATMLYSHGNAADLGQMYELFVEITLRLRINLMGYDYSGYGQSSGKPSECNTYTDIDAVYKCLKEKYGVKDEQLILYGQSVGSGPTIDLASRSPNLRGVVLHSPILSGLRVLYPVKRTYWFDIYKNIDKIGSIECPVLVIHGTSDEVVDCSHGKQLWELCKVKYEPLWINGGGHCNLELYPEFIKHLKKFVLALGRSKPAVNGAVTTLLNSDSKLTAGESSGTETFDLQPDVPEISRNSLDSRLDKSKKTSKPEKSRMSTDRVDRFRRRKGLIW; translated from the exons aTGGGCGGGGTGACGTCATCGATCGCGGCTAAGTTCGCCTTCTTCCCGCCGAATCCGCCTTCGTACACGGTGGTGGCCGACGAGTCGCGCGGCGGAGCTCTTTGCATACCGGAGGTTCCGCAGAGGGAAGGCGTCGACGTCTTGAAGCTGAGGACGCGCCGGGGGAACGATGTGGTAGCTGTGTACATCAGCCACCCCAAGGCCACCGCTACGATGCTCTATTCCCACGGTAACGCCGCCGATTTAGGTCAGATGTATGAGCTGTTCGTCGAGATTACCCTCCGGCTACGCATCAATCTGATGGG GTACGACTACTCAGGTTATGGACAATCGTCCGGAAAG CCATCTGAGTGTAACACATACACAGACATTGATGCTGTATATAAATGCCTGAAGGAGAAGTATGGGGTTAAAGACGAACAATTAATACTCTATGGGCAGTCTGTTGGTAGTGGTCCCACTATCGATCTTGCATCACGATCCCCAAACTTGAGAGGTGTTGTTTTACATAGCCCAATATTATCTGGTTTAAGGGTATTGTACCCTGTAAAGCGGACATATTGGTTTGATATTTACAAG AATATTGACAAAATTGGCTCAATAGAATGTCCAGTTCTTGTTATTCAT GGTACTTCTGATGAAGTTGTCGATTGCTCCCATGGGAAGCAGCTTTGGGAGCTTTGCAAGGTAAAATATGAACCTTTATGGATAAATGGAGGTGGACACTGCAATCTTGAACTATACCCTGAGTTCATCAAACATTTAAAAAAGTTTGTTCTGGCTCTTGGGAGATCAAAACCAGCTGTGAATGGTGCGGTAACGACATTGCTAAATTCAGACAGTAAGCTTACAGCTGGTGAAAGCAGCGGCACAGAGACATTTGATTTGCAACCAGATGTTCCAGAAATTTCTAGAAATAGTTTGGATAGCCGGCTTGACAAGTCCAAGAAGACGAGCAAGCCTGAAAAATCTAGAATGAGCACAGATCGTGTCGACAGATTCCGGAGAAGAAAAGGGTTGATCTGGTGA
- the LOC131020103 gene encoding L-ascorbate peroxidase 3-like isoform X1 yields MADGKEMERARRDLRALISSKNCAPIMLRLAWHDAGTYDAKTKTGGPNGSIRNQAELNHAANTGLKIAIDLCEEVKAKHPRVSYADLYQLAGVVAVEVTGGPTIDFDGGRKDSMASPEEGRLPDAKQGASHLRNVFNRMGLSDQDIVALSGGHTLGRAHAERSGFQGPWTRDPLKFDNSYFLELLRGDSTGLLKLPTDKVLVEDPQFRKFVTLYAEDEEAFFRDYAASHKRLSELGFSPPSSLRLAMKKTMIAAVVAVTVVFLSYLYEINKTELSK; encoded by the exons ATGGCAGATGGTAAAGAGATGGAGAGGGCGCGGAGGGATCTAAGAGCCCTCATCTCTTCCAAGAATTGTGCCCCCATCATGCTTCGCTTGGC GTGGCACGATGCAGGCACATATGATGCAAAAACAAAGACTGGAGGACCCAATGGTTCAATCAGGAACCAAGCTGAGCTCAATCATGCAGCCAATACTGGTCTCAAAATTGCCATTGATCTTTGTG AAGAAGTAAAAGCTAAACACCCGCGAGTTTCATATGCAGATCTTTACCag CTTGCTGGCGTGGTTGCTGTTGAGGTAACTGGAGGCCCTACCATCGACTTTGATGGAGGCCGAAAG GATTCTATGGCCTCCCCGGAAGAAGGCCGCCTTCCCGACGCCAAACAAG GTGCTTCTCACCTAAGGAATGTTTTCAATCGAATGGGTCTATCCGACCAAGATATTGTAGCACTATCTGGGGGCCATACACTG GGAAGAGCACATGCTGAGAGATCTGGATTCCAAGGCCCTTGGACCCGCGATCCTCTCAAATTTGACAATTCTTACTTCCT GGAGCTTCTTAGAGGCGATTCTACAGGCCTGCTTAAACTACCCACTGATAAGGTTCTCGTGGAGGATCCACAATTCAGGAAATTTGTGACCCTCTATGCTGAG GATGAAGAAGCATTCTTCCGGGACTATGCTGCGTCGCACAAAAGGCTCTCCGAGCTGGGATTCAGTCCACCATCGTCTTTAAGATTAGCCATGAAGAAGACGATGATCGCGGCTGTTGTTGCTGTCACGGTGGTGTTTCTGAGTTACTTGtatgaaataaacaaaacagAGTTGTCTAAATGA
- the LOC131020103 gene encoding L-ascorbate peroxidase 3-like isoform X2 — MADGKEMERARRDLRALISSKNCAPIMLRLAWHDAGTYDAKTKTGGPNGSIRNQAELNHAANTGLKIAIDLCEVKAKHPRVSYADLYQLAGVVAVEVTGGPTIDFDGGRKDSMASPEEGRLPDAKQGASHLRNVFNRMGLSDQDIVALSGGHTLGRAHAERSGFQGPWTRDPLKFDNSYFLELLRGDSTGLLKLPTDKVLVEDPQFRKFVTLYAEDEEAFFRDYAASHKRLSELGFSPPSSLRLAMKKTMIAAVVAVTVVFLSYLYEINKTELSK, encoded by the exons ATGGCAGATGGTAAAGAGATGGAGAGGGCGCGGAGGGATCTAAGAGCCCTCATCTCTTCCAAGAATTGTGCCCCCATCATGCTTCGCTTGGC GTGGCACGATGCAGGCACATATGATGCAAAAACAAAGACTGGAGGACCCAATGGTTCAATCAGGAACCAAGCTGAGCTCAATCATGCAGCCAATACTGGTCTCAAAATTGCCATTGATCTTTGTG AAGTAAAAGCTAAACACCCGCGAGTTTCATATGCAGATCTTTACCag CTTGCTGGCGTGGTTGCTGTTGAGGTAACTGGAGGCCCTACCATCGACTTTGATGGAGGCCGAAAG GATTCTATGGCCTCCCCGGAAGAAGGCCGCCTTCCCGACGCCAAACAAG GTGCTTCTCACCTAAGGAATGTTTTCAATCGAATGGGTCTATCCGACCAAGATATTGTAGCACTATCTGGGGGCCATACACTG GGAAGAGCACATGCTGAGAGATCTGGATTCCAAGGCCCTTGGACCCGCGATCCTCTCAAATTTGACAATTCTTACTTCCT GGAGCTTCTTAGAGGCGATTCTACAGGCCTGCTTAAACTACCCACTGATAAGGTTCTCGTGGAGGATCCACAATTCAGGAAATTTGTGACCCTCTATGCTGAG GATGAAGAAGCATTCTTCCGGGACTATGCTGCGTCGCACAAAAGGCTCTCCGAGCTGGGATTCAGTCCACCATCGTCTTTAAGATTAGCCATGAAGAAGACGATGATCGCGGCTGTTGTTGCTGTCACGGTGGTGTTTCTGAGTTACTTGtatgaaataaacaaaacagAGTTGTCTAAATGA
- the LOC131020103 gene encoding L-ascorbate peroxidase 3-like isoform X3, protein MADGKEMERARRDLRALISSKNCAPIMLRLAWHDAGTYDAKTKTGGPNGSIRNQAELNHAANTGLKIAIDLCEEVKAKHPRVSYADLYQLAGVVAVEDSMASPEEGRLPDAKQGASHLRNVFNRMGLSDQDIVALSGGHTLGRAHAERSGFQGPWTRDPLKFDNSYFLELLRGDSTGLLKLPTDKVLVEDPQFRKFVTLYAEDEEAFFRDYAASHKRLSELGFSPPSSLRLAMKKTMIAAVVAVTVVFLSYLYEINKTELSK, encoded by the exons ATGGCAGATGGTAAAGAGATGGAGAGGGCGCGGAGGGATCTAAGAGCCCTCATCTCTTCCAAGAATTGTGCCCCCATCATGCTTCGCTTGGC GTGGCACGATGCAGGCACATATGATGCAAAAACAAAGACTGGAGGACCCAATGGTTCAATCAGGAACCAAGCTGAGCTCAATCATGCAGCCAATACTGGTCTCAAAATTGCCATTGATCTTTGTG AAGAAGTAAAAGCTAAACACCCGCGAGTTTCATATGCAGATCTTTACCag CTTGCTGGCGTGGTTGCTGTTGAG GATTCTATGGCCTCCCCGGAAGAAGGCCGCCTTCCCGACGCCAAACAAG GTGCTTCTCACCTAAGGAATGTTTTCAATCGAATGGGTCTATCCGACCAAGATATTGTAGCACTATCTGGGGGCCATACACTG GGAAGAGCACATGCTGAGAGATCTGGATTCCAAGGCCCTTGGACCCGCGATCCTCTCAAATTTGACAATTCTTACTTCCT GGAGCTTCTTAGAGGCGATTCTACAGGCCTGCTTAAACTACCCACTGATAAGGTTCTCGTGGAGGATCCACAATTCAGGAAATTTGTGACCCTCTATGCTGAG GATGAAGAAGCATTCTTCCGGGACTATGCTGCGTCGCACAAAAGGCTCTCCGAGCTGGGATTCAGTCCACCATCGTCTTTAAGATTAGCCATGAAGAAGACGATGATCGCGGCTGTTGTTGCTGTCACGGTGGTGTTTCTGAGTTACTTGtatgaaataaacaaaacagAGTTGTCTAAATGA
- the LOC131020103 gene encoding L-ascorbate peroxidase 3-like isoform X4 encodes MADGKEMERARRDLRALISSKNCAPIMLRLAWHDAGTYDAKTKTGGPNGSIRNQAELNHAANTGLKIAIDLCEVKAKHPRVSYADLYQLAGVVAVEDSMASPEEGRLPDAKQGASHLRNVFNRMGLSDQDIVALSGGHTLGRAHAERSGFQGPWTRDPLKFDNSYFLELLRGDSTGLLKLPTDKVLVEDPQFRKFVTLYAEDEEAFFRDYAASHKRLSELGFSPPSSLRLAMKKTMIAAVVAVTVVFLSYLYEINKTELSK; translated from the exons ATGGCAGATGGTAAAGAGATGGAGAGGGCGCGGAGGGATCTAAGAGCCCTCATCTCTTCCAAGAATTGTGCCCCCATCATGCTTCGCTTGGC GTGGCACGATGCAGGCACATATGATGCAAAAACAAAGACTGGAGGACCCAATGGTTCAATCAGGAACCAAGCTGAGCTCAATCATGCAGCCAATACTGGTCTCAAAATTGCCATTGATCTTTGTG AAGTAAAAGCTAAACACCCGCGAGTTTCATATGCAGATCTTTACCag CTTGCTGGCGTGGTTGCTGTTGAG GATTCTATGGCCTCCCCGGAAGAAGGCCGCCTTCCCGACGCCAAACAAG GTGCTTCTCACCTAAGGAATGTTTTCAATCGAATGGGTCTATCCGACCAAGATATTGTAGCACTATCTGGGGGCCATACACTG GGAAGAGCACATGCTGAGAGATCTGGATTCCAAGGCCCTTGGACCCGCGATCCTCTCAAATTTGACAATTCTTACTTCCT GGAGCTTCTTAGAGGCGATTCTACAGGCCTGCTTAAACTACCCACTGATAAGGTTCTCGTGGAGGATCCACAATTCAGGAAATTTGTGACCCTCTATGCTGAG GATGAAGAAGCATTCTTCCGGGACTATGCTGCGTCGCACAAAAGGCTCTCCGAGCTGGGATTCAGTCCACCATCGTCTTTAAGATTAGCCATGAAGAAGACGATGATCGCGGCTGTTGTTGCTGTCACGGTGGTGTTTCTGAGTTACTTGtatgaaataaacaaaacagAGTTGTCTAAATGA